A window of Mucilaginibacter paludis DSM 18603 contains these coding sequences:
- a CDS encoding adenine phosphoribosyltransferase, which produces MIEQQIKTAIRDIHDFPKPGIVFKDITPILKDHALCHNIVEAFADQLQGVRIDAVAGVESRGFLFGLMLAMRLGVPFIPVRKAGKLPFTVRRKVYELEYGTATIELHTDAFEPGSHILIHDDLLATGGTVSATSELIQEMGGIVAGFSFVVGLGFLNGEQKIRPISERVVVLANY; this is translated from the coding sequence ATGATAGAGCAACAAATTAAAACAGCTATTCGCGATATTCATGACTTTCCGAAGCCCGGGATTGTTTTTAAAGATATTACCCCGATATTGAAAGACCACGCGTTATGTCATAACATTGTTGAGGCCTTTGCCGATCAGTTACAGGGCGTGCGTATTGATGCTGTGGCCGGTGTTGAAAGCCGTGGCTTTCTGTTTGGTTTAATGCTGGCCATGCGCCTTGGCGTGCCATTTATACCCGTACGCAAAGCCGGTAAGCTGCCTTTTACAGTGAGGCGTAAAGTATATGAACTTGAATACGGAACTGCCACCATCGAGCTGCATACCGACGCGTTTGAACCGGGTAGCCATATATTAATCCATGATGATTTGCTGGCCACCGGCGGTACGGTAAGTGCTACCAGTGAATTGATCCAGGAGATGGGCGGCATAGTGGCTGGATTTTCGTTTGTTGTTGGCCTTGGGTTTTTAAATGGTGAGCAAAAAATCAGGCCTATCTCTGAGCGTGTCGTTGTTTTAGCCAATTATTAA
- a CDS encoding tyrosine-type recombinase/integrase, with protein sequence MVLERFIQYLRYEKRFSSHTITAYQTDLYQFFTYTANSADHNLSPAEAELKVKLALSHIADITYQDIREWIVQLMNDDQAAKSINRKISCLRTFFKFALREGIITANPASKIQAPKIPKRLPVVVEEDKIVSLLSSSQIFDDSFTGLRDKLVIELLFGTGIRLAELVGLKETDIDIYEGTIKVLGKRNKERVIPIHSELKLLLVHYINIKKSENFNNNSLTLIVTSKGANAYSKMVYLIVQKYLSLISTQDKKSPHVLRHSFATSLLNHGADLNAIKELLGHANLSATQIYTHNSVERLKSIYKQAHPKA encoded by the coding sequence ATGGTTTTAGAGCGGTTTATACAATATCTTCGATACGAAAAGCGGTTTTCATCTCATACCATTACTGCTTATCAAACAGATCTGTATCAGTTTTTTACCTATACCGCAAACTCCGCAGATCATAACCTTTCCCCTGCCGAAGCGGAGTTAAAGGTAAAGTTGGCGCTATCCCATATCGCCGATATTACGTACCAGGATATCCGGGAATGGATCGTTCAGCTGATGAACGATGACCAGGCCGCCAAATCAATCAACCGGAAAATATCCTGCCTGCGTACCTTTTTTAAATTTGCGCTGCGCGAAGGTATCATTACCGCTAACCCGGCATCAAAAATACAAGCTCCCAAAATCCCTAAGCGCCTTCCTGTAGTGGTGGAGGAGGATAAAATAGTATCTTTATTAAGCAGTTCCCAAATATTTGATGATAGTTTTACCGGCTTGCGCGATAAGCTGGTTATCGAGTTGCTTTTCGGCACCGGTATCCGTTTGGCGGAGCTTGTTGGCTTGAAGGAAACCGATATTGATATTTACGAGGGCACAATCAAGGTGCTGGGTAAGCGAAATAAAGAACGCGTTATCCCCATTCATTCCGAGTTAAAACTCCTGTTGGTACATTACATCAATATAAAGAAAAGTGAAAATTTTAATAACAATTCTTTAACATTAATCGTTACAAGTAAAGGAGCAAACGCATATTCTAAAATGGTTTATCTAATTGTGCAGAAATATTTATCACTCATATCAACCCAGGATAAAAAAAGTCCGCACGTGTTAAGGCACAGCTTTGCCACCAGTTTATTAAATCACGGTGCCGATTTAAACGCTATTAAAGAGCTTTTGGGCCATGCTAACTTAAGCGCGACCCAAATTTACACGCACAACTCAGTTGAGCGATTGAAGTCCATTTATAAACAAGCCCATCCAAAGGCGTAA
- the rplK gene encoding 50S ribosomal protein L11 has protein sequence MAKEVGALVKLQVKGGAANPSPPIGPALGAKGVNIMEFCKQFNARTQDKPGKVLPVVITVYVDKSFDFIIKTPPVAIQLLEVSGLKSGSAEPNRKKVANVSWEQVETIAKDKMTDLNAFTVESAMKMVAGTARSMGITVSGTAPWN, from the coding sequence ATGGCAAAAGAAGTCGGTGCGTTAGTAAAACTACAGGTTAAGGGCGGCGCTGCAAATCCATCCCCACCAATTGGCCCTGCATTGGGTGCGAAAGGTGTGAACATTATGGAATTTTGCAAGCAGTTTAATGCCCGTACACAAGACAAGCCAGGGAAAGTATTGCCTGTTGTTATAACAGTTTACGTAGATAAGTCATTTGATTTTATCATCAAAACTCCTCCAGTTGCTATCCAGTTATTGGAAGTATCAGGTTTAAAGAGTGGTTCGGCTGAACCCAACCGTAAAAAGGTTGCGAATGTTTCCTGGGAACAGGTTGAAACTATAGCCAAGGATAAAATGACTGATTTAAACGCGTTTACAGTTGAATCGGCCATGAAAATGGTTGCAGGTACAGCTCGCAGTATGGGAATTACCGTTTCTGGTACAGCGCCCTGGAATTAA
- the rplJ gene encoding 50S ribosomal protein L10, producing the protein MNKEEKHEVVLALAEQMKEYGNFYITDTSDLTVAKINDIRRKCFESDIKMQVTKNTLIRKAMEAVDGDFTQIYDVLKGSSSIMFSKSGTAPAKLIKELRKRGDKPVLKAAYIDTAVFVGDNQLDALVNLKSREQLIGEIVGLLQSPAKNVISALQSGGNILAGVVKTLQERG; encoded by the coding sequence ATGAATAAAGAAGAAAAACACGAAGTTGTTCTTGCCCTTGCTGAACAAATGAAAGAGTACGGTAACTTCTATATTACCGATACTTCAGATTTAACTGTTGCAAAAATCAATGATATCCGTCGTAAATGTTTCGAAAGCGACATTAAGATGCAGGTAACCAAAAACACGCTGATCAGAAAAGCTATGGAAGCTGTTGACGGTGATTTTACCCAAATCTACGATGTATTGAAAGGTTCATCTTCTATTATGTTCTCTAAATCAGGTACTGCTCCGGCAAAACTGATCAAAGAACTAAGAAAACGTGGTGATAAACCTGTATTAAAAGCGGCTTACATTGATACTGCCGTATTTGTTGGCGATAATCAGTTAGATGCGTTGGTTAACCTTAAATCAAGGGAACAACTTATCGGCGAGATCGTTGGCTTATTGCAATCGCCTGCTAAAAACGTTATTTCTGCTCTTCAATCGGGTGGTAATATATTGGCTGGTGTTGTTAAAACATTACAAGAAAGAGGTTAA
- the rpsU gene encoding 30S ribosomal protein S21 produces MIIINIKDGESLDKALKRFKKKFEKTGVLRELRSRQAYEKKSVTRRTEIKHAIYKQNMNIESV; encoded by the coding sequence ATGATCATTATCAACATTAAAGACGGCGAATCATTAGATAAAGCACTGAAACGTTTTAAAAAGAAATTCGAAAAAACCGGTGTATTAAGAGAGTTACGTAGCCGTCAGGCGTACGAAAAAAAATCTGTTACCCGCAGAACTGAAATAAAACACGCCATCTACAAACAAAACATGAACATCGAGAGCGTTTAA
- a CDS encoding lysophospholipid acyltransferase family protein: MKIITREEFARATKLDKLRMPGLAALLMEIMKINQVNQLFAQAQPKQGPEFVDAILEGCGIDIEFDERELRNIPSTGGFIAIANHPYGGIEGMVLLKILCMVRPDAKLMANFLLKKIPNLSDYFIAVNPFENIEHSSSISGLKNTLELLNSGTPIGIFPAGEVSTYKVGEHQVTDRLWHPVVGKIIARANVPVVPIYFHGNNGLLFNLLSLIHPTLRTAKLPSELFNKHGHTIKLRIGKPIDVNDIKRYGTNTTNLLSFLRAKTYALGAGLEEHKKIFKPRNLFKIKKSPEAIADAISTTILENEVATLRESYLVWTEKNYEVFISPTSAIPNIILEIGRLREITFRQVGEGSNKSIDLDEYDIYYHHLFIWDTDAKLIVGAYRIGMGDEIFYSLGKKGFYTAELFKIRSQFTSVLKKSLELGRSFIRQEYQQKPLPLFLLWKGILKYLIDNPRYRYLIGPVSISNSFSRFSKSLIVDYINRNHFDHDMAQYVKPRKKFKVDFSSIDTDLLMQGEDTFKSLDSLISEIESRHMKVPVLLRQYIALNGKIICFNIDPKFADCLDGFLVLDLEKVPQEMLEKLGKNL; encoded by the coding sequence ATGAAGATAATAACCCGAGAAGAATTTGCCAGAGCCACTAAGTTAGATAAGCTGAGAATGCCGGGTTTAGCCGCGCTGCTAATGGAGATCATGAAGATTAACCAGGTTAACCAACTGTTTGCACAGGCTCAACCCAAGCAAGGGCCCGAATTTGTTGATGCCATATTGGAAGGCTGCGGTATTGATATTGAGTTTGATGAGCGCGAATTGAGAAATATACCTTCTACCGGCGGATTCATCGCAATAGCCAATCATCCTTACGGAGGTATTGAGGGTATGGTACTCCTCAAAATACTATGCATGGTTAGGCCGGATGCCAAATTGATGGCTAACTTTTTGCTCAAGAAGATACCCAACCTAAGCGATTATTTTATAGCCGTAAACCCATTTGAAAATATTGAGCATTCATCCAGCATAAGCGGCCTTAAAAACACGCTTGAGTTGTTGAACAGCGGCACGCCAATAGGTATTTTCCCCGCTGGCGAGGTATCAACCTATAAAGTAGGGGAGCATCAGGTTACCGACCGCCTTTGGCACCCTGTGGTAGGCAAAATCATAGCTCGGGCCAACGTACCTGTTGTGCCTATCTATTTCCACGGCAATAATGGTTTGCTTTTTAACCTGCTGAGCCTCATCCACCCTACCCTACGCACCGCCAAGCTGCCATCCGAGCTGTTTAATAAGCACGGGCACACTATTAAACTGCGCATTGGCAAGCCTATTGATGTTAACGACATTAAACGCTACGGCACCAATACCACTAATCTTTTAAGTTTTTTGCGTGCCAAAACTTATGCGCTCGGTGCAGGGCTGGAAGAGCACAAAAAGATATTTAAACCGCGTAACTTATTTAAAATAAAAAAAAGCCCCGAGGCCATTGCCGATGCCATAAGCACTACCATTCTGGAAAATGAGGTTGCTACCCTTCGGGAAAGTTACCTGGTTTGGACGGAAAAAAATTACGAGGTTTTTATCTCGCCAACATCCGCCATCCCCAACATCATCCTTGAGATTGGCCGCCTGCGCGAAATCACCTTCAGGCAGGTGGGCGAAGGCAGCAACAAAAGTATCGACCTTGATGAGTATGATATTTATTATCATCACCTGTTTATATGGGATACCGATGCTAAACTAATTGTTGGCGCCTACCGCATAGGCATGGGCGATGAAATTTTTTACAGCCTGGGTAAAAAAGGCTTTTATACTGCCGAGCTTTTTAAAATTAGAAGTCAGTTTACGTCCGTTTTAAAAAAGAGCCTGGAGTTGGGCCGGTCGTTTATCCGCCAGGAATATCAGCAAAAACCCCTGCCACTGTTTTTACTATGGAAAGGAATTTTAAAATACCTGATTGATAACCCTCGATACCGCTATTTGATAGGCCCGGTTAGCATCAGCAATAGTTTTTCGCGGTTCTCCAAATCACTGATCGTAGATTATATTAACCGTAATCACTTTGATCATGATATGGCCCAGTATGTTAAACCCCGCAAAAAATTCAAGGTCGATTTTTCGAGTATTGATACCGATCTGCTGATGCAGGGTGAAGATACTTTCAAATCATTAGACAGCCTGATATCAGAAATAGAAAGCCGCCATATGAAAGTGCCTGTGCTGTTAAGGCAGTATATAGCCTTGAACGGCAAAATCATCTGCTTTAACATCGATCCTAAATTTGCCGATTGCTTAGACGGATTTTTAGTGCTCGACCTGGAAAAGGTGCCACAGGAGATGCTGGAGAAGTTGGGGAAGAATCTTTGA
- the tuf gene encoding elongation factor Tu, whose product MAKEKFDRSKPHLNIGTIGHVDHGKTTLTAAITKVLADAGLSEARSFDSIDSAPEEKERGITINTAHVEYSTANRHYAHVDCPGHADYVKNMVTGAAQMDGAIIVVAATDGPMPQTREHILLARQVGVPALVVFMNKVDMVDDPELLELVEMEIRELLSFYEYPGDDIPVIQGSALGGLNGDPKWVGKIMELMDAVDNYIPIPPRLTELPFLMPVEDVFSITGRGTVATGRIERGVINSGDQVDILGMGAENLKSTVTGVEMFRKILDRGEAGDNVGLLLRGIEKEAIRRGMVICKPGSVTPHTDFKAEVYVLSKAEGGRHTPFFNKYRPQFYFRTTDVTGEISLAEGVEMVMPGDNVTITVKLINAIAMEKGLRFAIREGGRTVGAGQVTEILK is encoded by the coding sequence ATGGCAAAAGAAAAGTTTGACCGCAGTAAGCCGCACTTAAACATCGGTACAATCGGTCACGTTGACCACGGTAAAACAACCCTTACCGCTGCTATCACTAAAGTATTAGCTGACGCAGGTTTATCAGAAGCCCGTTCTTTCGATTCAATCGACTCAGCTCCTGAGGAAAAAGAACGTGGTATCACCATCAATACTGCTCACGTTGAATACTCAACAGCTAACCGTCACTATGCTCACGTTGACTGCCCTGGTCACGCGGATTATGTGAAAAACATGGTTACTGGTGCAGCGCAAATGGATGGTGCTATCATTGTAGTTGCTGCTACTGATGGTCCGATGCCACAAACCCGTGAGCACATCCTGTTGGCTCGTCAGGTAGGTGTACCTGCGCTTGTTGTTTTCATGAACAAAGTTGACATGGTTGATGATCCGGAATTATTAGAATTAGTTGAAATGGAAATCCGTGAATTATTATCATTCTACGAATATCCAGGTGACGATATCCCTGTAATTCAAGGTTCAGCATTAGGTGGTCTTAACGGCGATCCAAAATGGGTTGGTAAGATCATGGAATTAATGGATGCTGTTGATAACTATATCCCAATTCCTCCTCGTTTAACTGAGCTTCCTTTCTTGATGCCTGTTGAAGACGTATTCTCAATCACTGGTCGTGGTACTGTTGCTACCGGTCGTATTGAGCGTGGTGTAATCAACTCTGGTGATCAGGTTGACATCTTGGGTATGGGTGCTGAGAACTTAAAATCAACCGTTACTGGTGTTGAAATGTTCCGCAAAATTCTTGACCGTGGTGAAGCAGGTGATAACGTAGGTTTATTATTACGTGGTATTGAAAAAGAAGCCATCCGTCGTGGTATGGTTATTTGCAAACCAGGTTCAGTAACTCCTCACACAGATTTCAAAGCTGAGGTTTACGTATTGTCAAAAGCAGAAGGTGGACGTCATACTCCATTCTTTAACAAATACCGTCCGCAATTCTATTTCCGTACTACTGACGTAACTGGTGAGATTTCATTAGCCGAAGGTGTAGAAATGGTTATGCCAGGTGATAACGTAACAATCACTGTAAAGTTGATCAACGCTATCGCGATGGAAAAAGGCTTACGTTTCGCTATCCGTGAAGGTGGCAGAACTGTAGGTGCCGGCCAGGTAACAGAAATTTTGAAATAA
- the nusG gene encoding transcription termination/antitermination protein NusG → MTDQLKWYVVRAISGKEKKVKQYIDAEINRLGISHLVPQVLIPMEKYYQMRDGKKIAKERNFFPGYVLMEAALDGELEHIIKNINSVIGFLGDKAGNAIPLRQAEVNRILGKVDEMSEQGETMNVPYYIGENVKVMDGPFNGFSGVIEEVNEEKKKLKVMVKIFGRRTPLELNYMQVEKE, encoded by the coding sequence ATGACTGATCAGTTGAAATGGTACGTGGTGAGAGCCATAAGTGGGAAAGAAAAGAAGGTTAAGCAATATATAGATGCCGAAATTAATCGTTTAGGCATCTCGCATTTAGTACCACAGGTATTAATACCGATGGAAAAATACTACCAGATGCGTGATGGGAAGAAGATAGCTAAGGAGCGTAATTTTTTTCCGGGTTATGTGCTGATGGAAGCCGCGCTTGATGGTGAGTTAGAGCATATTATAAAAAATATAAATAGCGTAATCGGTTTTTTAGGTGATAAGGCCGGTAATGCCATTCCTTTACGCCAGGCCGAGGTTAACCGTATTTTAGGTAAGGTTGACGAGATGAGCGAACAAGGCGAAACGATGAATGTACCATATTACATTGGCGAAAACGTTAAGGTAATGGATGGTCCGTTTAATGGTTTTAGCGGCGTTATTGAAGAGGTTAACGAAGAGAAAAAGAAACTCAAAGTAATGGTAAAGATATTTGGGCGCCGTACGCCGCTTGAATTGAATTACATGCAGGTTGAAAAAGAATAG
- the rplA gene encoding 50S ribosomal protein L1, translating into MARLTKNQKTALSKVEVNKAYSLQDATALVKDITTTKFDASVDIDVRLGVDPRKANQMVRGIATLPHGTGKTVRVLVLCTPEKEQEAKDAGADYVGLDEYIAKIEGGWTDVDIIITMPSVMAKVGRLGRILGPRNLMPNPKSGTVTQEVGKAVTEVKAGKIDFKVDKTGIIHTSIGKVSFPADKIYENALEILQIISKLKPSAAKGTYFKSIHISSTMSPGIQVETKTVAGI; encoded by the coding sequence GTGGCAAGATTAACAAAAAATCAAAAAACGGCACTATCCAAAGTTGAGGTTAACAAAGCGTATTCTTTACAGGATGCAACTGCCTTGGTAAAAGACATAACTACTACCAAGTTTGATGCATCAGTTGATATAGACGTTCGTTTAGGTGTTGATCCGCGTAAAGCCAATCAAATGGTGCGTGGTATTGCAACCTTACCTCACGGAACCGGTAAAACTGTACGTGTTTTGGTGCTTTGTACTCCTGAGAAGGAACAAGAAGCAAAAGACGCAGGTGCAGATTACGTAGGTTTGGATGAATATATTGCTAAGATTGAAGGTGGATGGACTGATGTTGATATTATCATCACTATGCCAAGTGTTATGGCTAAAGTTGGTCGTTTGGGTCGTATTTTAGGCCCACGTAACTTAATGCCTAACCCTAAATCAGGTACAGTAACCCAAGAAGTTGGTAAAGCTGTAACTGAGGTAAAAGCAGGTAAAATCGATTTCAAGGTTGATAAAACCGGTATTATCCATACATCAATAGGAAAAGTATCTTTCCCTGCTGATAAAATTTATGAGAATGCTTTGGAGATTCTTCAAATCATTTCAAAACTAAAACCGTCGGCAGCAAAAGGAACATATTTTAAGAGTATTCATATCTCTTCAACCATGTCTCCCGGAATTCAGGTTGAAACTAAAACAGTAGCGGGGATCTAA
- the rplL gene encoding 50S ribosomal protein L7/L12, producing MADLKAFAEQLVNLTVKEVNELAQILKDEYGIEPAAAAVAVAAPSAGGDAPAEEAVQTAFDVILKEAGGAKLAVVKLVKDLTGLGLKEAKDLVDGAPKEVKTGVTKEEAESLKKQLEEAGAVVEVK from the coding sequence ATGGCAGATTTAAAAGCGTTTGCTGAACAATTGGTAAACTTAACAGTAAAAGAAGTTAACGAATTAGCTCAGATCTTAAAAGACGAATACGGTATTGAGCCGGCAGCAGCAGCGGTAGCAGTAGCAGCTCCTTCAGCAGGTGGCGATGCTCCAGCAGAAGAAGCAGTTCAAACAGCGTTTGATGTAATTTTGAAAGAAGCTGGTGGCGCTAAGTTAGCAGTTGTTAAGTTGGTAAAAGACCTGACTGGTTTAGGTTTGAAAGAAGCTAAAGATTTAGTTGACGGTGCACCTAAAGAAGTGAAAACCGGTGTAACTAAAGAGGAAGCTGAAAGCTTGAAAAAACAATTAGAAGAAGCAGGAGCAGTTGTTGAGGTTAAGTAA
- a CDS encoding HPF/RaiA family ribosome-associated protein, whose amino-acid sequence MKIRVQSIHFTADKRLLEFIQKKADKLDVFFDQIISGEVYLKLENVEDEANKITEIKLLLPGNQLFAKYQCKTFEEATDLAIESLIKQIGKHKQKKNAVDKTVLSSLVEEE is encoded by the coding sequence ATGAAAATCAGAGTCCAATCAATCCACTTCACAGCCGACAAGAGACTGTTAGAATTTATCCAAAAAAAAGCTGATAAACTTGATGTTTTTTTTGATCAGATCATTAGTGGTGAAGTTTATTTAAAACTGGAAAATGTAGAAGACGAGGCCAATAAAATTACTGAAATTAAGCTTTTGCTTCCTGGTAATCAACTATTTGCCAAGTATCAATGCAAAACGTTTGAAGAAGCTACAGATTTGGCAATAGAATCATTGATAAAACAAATAGGTAAGCACAAACAAAAGAAAAACGCTGTTGACAAAACTGTGCTTAGCAGTTTAGTAGAAGAAGAATAA
- a CDS encoding acyl-CoA dehydrogenase: MDTSLMDTTVGYDFYVSENQRMVARMAGDFAEKNIRPYVMDWDETQTFPVDLFKKLGELGLMGVLVPEMYGGSGFGYFEYVTVIVEIAKVCGSIGLSVAAHNSLCTGHILAFGNEEQKHRWLPKLATGEWIGAWGLTEANTGSDALGMNTTAILDGDHYVVNGSKNWITHGKSGNVAVVMVRTGEKGDSHGISALVVEKGTDGFTHGKKENKLGMRASETTELIFDNCRVPRENLLGSQGDGFKQAMKVLDGGRISIAALSLGIAKGAFEAAVKYAKERHQFGQPICNFQGISFKLADMATEIEAAQLLIMQAADLKNRNKSVTKQSAMAKYFASEVAVKAANDAVQIFGGYGYTKDFPVEKFYRDAKLCTIGEGTSEIQKIVIAREVLK; the protein is encoded by the coding sequence ATGGATACTTCTTTAATGGATACCACTGTTGGGTATGATTTTTACGTAAGTGAAAACCAACGTATGGTAGCCCGGATGGCTGGCGATTTTGCGGAAAAAAATATCCGGCCGTATGTGATGGATTGGGACGAGACGCAAACCTTTCCGGTAGACTTGTTTAAAAAGTTAGGTGAGTTGGGCTTGATGGGGGTGTTGGTGCCAGAGATGTATGGAGGCTCGGGCTTTGGCTATTTTGAGTATGTTACCGTTATTGTTGAAATTGCCAAGGTGTGTGGCTCTATAGGCCTCTCGGTGGCTGCACATAACTCGTTATGCACCGGGCATATTTTGGCTTTTGGCAACGAGGAGCAAAAACATAGGTGGCTGCCTAAACTGGCCACAGGCGAATGGATAGGAGCATGGGGCTTAACGGAGGCCAATACAGGTTCGGATGCGTTGGGTATGAATACTACGGCGATATTGGATGGCGACCATTATGTAGTAAACGGATCAAAAAACTGGATAACGCATGGCAAATCGGGCAATGTAGCCGTGGTAATGGTTAGAACAGGCGAAAAAGGCGATTCGCATGGCATATCAGCTTTAGTTGTTGAGAAGGGTACTGATGGTTTTACACACGGAAAAAAGGAGAACAAGCTGGGGATGCGTGCATCTGAAACAACTGAACTCATTTTTGATAACTGCCGCGTACCCCGGGAGAACCTGTTAGGCAGCCAGGGTGATGGCTTTAAACAAGCTATGAAAGTACTGGATGGCGGGCGCATATCCATAGCAGCTCTGTCATTAGGCATAGCTAAAGGGGCGTTTGAAGCAGCTGTAAAATACGCTAAGGAGCGTCATCAGTTTGGGCAGCCCATCTGCAACTTCCAGGGAATATCGTTTAAGTTAGCAGATATGGCCACTGAGATTGAAGCGGCCCAACTCCTGATTATGCAGGCTGCCGATTTAAAGAATCGCAATAAGAGCGTGACCAAACAATCGGCTATGGCTAAATACTTTGCTTCCGAAGTAGCCGTAAAAGCAGCCAACGATGCCGTACAGATTTTTGGCGGGTATGGCTATACCAAGGATTTTCCGGTCGAGAAATTTTATCGTGATGCTAAGCTTTGTACCATTGGAGAGGGCACATCCGAAATACAAAAAATTGTAATAGCCCGGGAAGTGTTAAAGTAA
- a CDS encoding helix-hairpin-helix domain-containing protein has translation MIRAFKNYFAITKKEWNGMVVLMLIIALVLAAPYVFQYFYPNKLVDQDEFNQAIARLKKIKPAIDPQNVFKGEDDVKEAHPVMYRFNPNHLPVAQWLQLGLSARQVAGIKKYEAKGGKFYTKADVQKMYTITAADYARLAPFIDLPEGEGSVKKEGVILELNTADSAQLTTLRGIGPAFAQRIINYRNQLGGFYQKEQLMEVYGVDTAKYAQLAKQFVLNPKKIVKLPINKVAVDDLRRFPYLNFKQMNAIVEYRKQHGNYSSINDLKDIALLDEGILRKIAPYLTFK, from the coding sequence ATGATACGCGCATTTAAAAATTACTTTGCAATAACTAAAAAAGAGTGGAACGGAATGGTTGTGCTGATGCTTATTATCGCTTTGGTATTGGCCGCGCCCTATGTTTTTCAGTATTTCTATCCCAATAAATTGGTCGATCAGGACGAGTTTAACCAGGCAATAGCCCGCTTGAAGAAAATTAAGCCTGCTATTGATCCTCAAAACGTATTTAAAGGTGAGGATGATGTTAAGGAGGCGCACCCGGTAATGTATCGGTTTAATCCTAATCATTTGCCTGTGGCGCAGTGGCTTCAATTGGGCTTAAGTGCGCGCCAGGTTGCCGGGATAAAAAAATACGAAGCCAAAGGCGGTAAGTTTTATACCAAGGCCGATGTGCAGAAGATGTACACTATTACTGCCGCCGACTATGCCCGGTTGGCCCCCTTTATTGATTTGCCGGAGGGCGAAGGCAGTGTGAAAAAAGAAGGGGTGATTTTAGAATTAAACACTGCAGACTCTGCCCAACTCACCACGTTAAGGGGTATAGGCCCCGCATTTGCCCAGCGTATTATAAATTACCGCAATCAACTTGGCGGATTTTACCAGAAAGAGCAACTGATGGAAGTTTACGGCGTTGATACGGCAAAGTATGCTCAATTGGCTAAACAGTTTGTGCTTAACCCTAAAAAGATAGTTAAGCTACCTATTAACAAAGTAGCTGTTGACGATTTGCGACGGTTTCCATACCTCAACTTTAAACAAATGAACGCCATAGTTGAGTACCGTAAACAACATGGCAACTACTCTTCTATTAATGATTTAAAGGATATTGCCCTTTTGGATGAAGGAATTTTGCGTAAAATTGCGCCCTATTTAACTTTCAAATGA
- the secE gene encoding preprotein translocase subunit SecE, producing the protein MAKVTEYIKESYEELTDKVTWPTWGELQNSAILVLVAAVIIALIVLLMDESFGRLLQYFYKSLT; encoded by the coding sequence ATGGCTAAAGTAACTGAGTATATTAAAGAGTCGTATGAGGAACTTACCGACAAGGTAACCTGGCCTACATGGGGCGAATTACAAAATAGTGCAATTTTAGTTTTGGTGGCAGCAGTTATCATCGCTTTAATTGTTTTGCTTATGGATGAGTCGTTTGGTCGTTTATTACAGTATTTCTACAAATCATTAACGTAA